A window of the Petrotoga sp. 9PW.55.5.1 genome harbors these coding sequences:
- the arcA gene encoding arginine deiminase — MNLSVYSEIGKLEKILLHRPGKELENLAPYYLSDLLFDDIPYLYKAQEEHDYFANILKSNGVEIFYLSDLLSETLKNIELKKLFIEEFLSFSEINNSFIYNLLQEYLLSLESKEMVETIIAGIRTDELEVKRNIFSLRVRRADIELPFFLSPMPNLYFQRDPVAIIGKGACINHMKTFARRREVMLMEYVLKYHQSFQDTELYYEKNYPYSIEGGDILILSNKVLAIGVSQRTSPEAIEILAKKFFKEERDTFEKIIAFIIPDNRAYMHLDTIFTMVDYNKFLVHANLRENIDTFIITKEEKAFNFYEEEKSLEDILKEHLNLDHVELIKCGNADVIAAHREQWNDGSNSLAIEPGKVIAYDRNYVTNKELEKAGIDVLTIPSGELSRGRGGPRCASMPLKRRELC; from the coding sequence ATGAATTTATCTGTATATTCTGAGATAGGAAAACTAGAAAAAATATTGCTACATAGACCTGGAAAAGAATTAGAAAATTTAGCTCCTTATTACCTTTCCGATCTTTTATTTGATGATATCCCATATTTATACAAAGCTCAAGAAGAACATGATTATTTTGCTAATATCTTAAAAAGTAATGGAGTAGAAATTTTTTATCTTTCTGACTTGTTAAGTGAAACCTTAAAAAATATTGAACTGAAAAAGCTATTCATCGAGGAGTTCTTATCATTTTCTGAAATAAATAACTCTTTTATATACAACTTGTTACAAGAATACCTTCTTTCTTTAGAAAGTAAAGAAATGGTTGAAACAATTATTGCTGGAATAAGAACAGATGAATTAGAAGTGAAAAGAAATATTTTTTCTTTAAGAGTTAGAAGAGCAGATATAGAACTTCCTTTTTTTCTATCTCCAATGCCTAATCTTTATTTTCAAAGGGATCCGGTAGCTATAATTGGAAAAGGGGCATGCATAAACCATATGAAAACTTTTGCAAGAAGAAGAGAAGTTATGCTGATGGAGTATGTTCTCAAATACCATCAATCTTTCCAAGATACAGAATTATATTATGAAAAAAATTATCCTTATTCAATAGAAGGCGGAGATATACTTATTCTTAGTAATAAGGTGCTGGCAATCGGAGTGTCTCAACGTACGTCCCCAGAGGCGATAGAAATTCTAGCAAAAAAATTTTTTAAAGAAGAACGAGATACATTTGAAAAAATTATTGCCTTTATTATTCCAGATAATAGAGCATATATGCATTTAGATACTATCTTTACTATGGTTGATTACAATAAATTCTTAGTTCATGCAAATTTAAGGGAAAATATAGATACTTTTATAATAACAAAAGAAGAAAAGGCATTCAATTTCTATGAAGAAGAAAAGAGTTTAGAAGATATTTTAAAGGAACATTTAAATTTAGATCACGTAGAACTAATAAAATGTGGAAATGCTGACGTTATAGCCGCTCACCGAGAACAATGGAACGATGGATCCAACAGTTTGGCTATTGAACCTGGTAAAGTAATAGCTTACGACAGAAATTATGTAACAAACAAAGAGCTTGAAAAAGCGGGGATAGATGTTTTAACTATACCATCAGGAGAATTGTCAAGAGGGAGGGGGGGGCCTAGGTGTGCTAGTATGCCACTTAAAAGGAGGGAACTATGTTGA
- a CDS encoding cyclic 2,3-diphosphoglycerate synthase gives MLKKKVLIMGAAGRDFHNFNVYYRNNTDYQVVCFTATQIPDIEGRVYPEELAGDLYPGGIPIEPEEKLLQLIREKEVEEVVLSYSDLPFQYVMEKASLVLASGADFKLLGPNNSMVQSTKPLISICAVRTGSGKSQTSRRVLDILRAKGLKVISIRHPMPYGELAKQKVQRFATYEDLEKHQCTIEEREEYEPHIDRNSVIYAGVDYEEILREAEKEDPDVILWDGGNNDFSFYKPDLSIVVADPHRPGHEVSYFPGMTNLLMADVIVINKEETASLENIERVRKSIEKWNPNAIVVDAASPLFVENPSIIRGKKCLVIEDGPTLTHGEMTYGAGFIAAKKYGASEILDPRPFAVGSIIDTYKKYNHLDKILPAMGYGKKQIQELEETINKSDSEVVIIGTPIDLTRVMNIKKTAVRVTYELQEIGKPNLEDILDEFISKNVH, from the coding sequence ATGTTGAAGAAAAAAGTTTTGATAATGGGCGCGGCAGGAAGAGATTTTCATAATTTCAACGTCTATTATCGTAATAATACTGATTATCAAGTTGTTTGTTTCACGGCTACTCAGATTCCGGATATTGAAGGTAGAGTATACCCTGAAGAATTAGCAGGTGATTTGTATCCTGGAGGTATCCCGATAGAACCTGAAGAAAAGCTCCTTCAATTAATTAGAGAAAAAGAGGTCGAAGAAGTAGTCCTATCCTATAGTGATTTACCTTTTCAATACGTTATGGAAAAAGCATCTTTAGTTTTAGCTTCTGGAGCAGATTTTAAATTACTTGGACCAAATAACTCAATGGTTCAATCCACAAAACCTCTTATTTCGATTTGTGCTGTTAGAACAGGTTCTGGTAAAAGTCAGACATCTAGAAGAGTTCTAGATATTTTAAGAGCTAAGGGATTAAAAGTTATTTCTATTAGGCATCCTATGCCATACGGTGAGTTAGCCAAACAAAAAGTACAACGTTTCGCCACATATGAAGATCTGGAAAAACACCAATGTACTATCGAAGAAAGGGAAGAATACGAACCCCACATAGATAGAAATTCTGTAATATACGCGGGTGTAGATTATGAAGAAATATTAAGAGAAGCAGAAAAAGAAGATCCGGATGTCATTTTATGGGATGGTGGAAACAATGACTTTTCTTTTTATAAACCGGATTTATCAATAGTTGTAGCTGATCCACATCGTCCTGGACATGAGGTATCCTATTTCCCTGGAATGACAAATCTTTTAATGGCAGATGTTATAGTAATAAACAAAGAAGAAACCGCCTCTTTAGAAAATATCGAAAGAGTTAGAAAAAGTATTGAAAAATGGAATCCTAACGCTATCGTAGTTGATGCTGCGTCTCCTTTGTTTGTTGAAAACCCATCAATAATTAGAGGGAAAAAATGTCTTGTTATAGAAGATGGACCAACTTTGACACATGGAGAAATGACCTATGGCGCCGGATTTATAGCAGCAAAAAAATATGGGGCTTCAGAAATTCTAGATCCACGCCCTTTTGCAGTTGGTTCTATAATAGATACCTACAAAAAATATAACCATCTTGATAAGATTCTTCCTGCAATGGGGTATGGTAAAAAACAGATACAAGAGCTCGAAGAAACCATTAATAAATCAGATTCAGAGGTTGTTATTATTGGTACCCCAATTGATTTAACCAGAGTTATGAATATCAAAAAAACTGCAGTTAGAGTTACTTATGAATTACAAGAAATTGGAAAACCAAATCTTGAAGATATTTTAGATGAATTTATTTCAAAAAATGTTCACTAA
- a CDS encoding LCP family protein, producing the protein MKILILKILSYFILFILIISFIIPFFRIINFDELKIELPYYFLILGKDEELEHSSRTDVIILAGLNEEKLFLLPIPRDLLLNINGTERRINSIYEIYGIDTLKSEVEKITGVSIKDFIVFDYSIFQKIGDLFAPINIYIDSDMRYQDYHQDLNIEFKRGYKQLNGEELLYYVRYRDSSGDLGRIDRQKNVIFALLKEVENAGMQKLVEAVSMAMSETINSFEITNLIYLYGYMRNAQIEFLSFPYIIQDSYVIVDQNKILNIQNTLKTFEKSDSKDRNTFRILITKNFSSRLYNFYTYIFDVWKKPGYQIKVLDTTYENLSNQYSYVFFKNLTEKEKEIVHLDLKETFGTNFVELDNKYEYFELINFISENLIDPTSYDVLVVLNDRW; encoded by the coding sequence TTGAAGATACTTATTTTAAAAATACTTTCATACTTTATTTTATTTATTTTGATAATAAGTTTTATAATACCTTTTTTTAGAATTATTAACTTTGATGAACTTAAAATAGAATTACCTTACTATTTTTTAATATTAGGCAAAGATGAAGAATTGGAACATTCTTCTAGAACTGATGTAATAATACTAGCCGGGTTAAATGAAGAAAAACTCTTTTTACTTCCAATTCCTAGAGATCTTTTATTAAACATAAACGGTACTGAAAGAAGAATAAATTCTATTTATGAAATTTATGGGATAGACACCCTTAAATCAGAGGTAGAAAAAATAACCGGAGTAAGTATTAAAGACTTTATAGTCTTTGATTATTCAATATTTCAAAAGATTGGTGATTTATTTGCTCCTATAAATATTTATATTGATAGTGACATGAGGTATCAAGATTATCATCAAGACTTAAATATAGAATTTAAAAGAGGATATAAACAATTAAATGGGGAAGAACTTTTGTACTATGTTAGATACAGAGATTCATCCGGAGATTTGGGTAGAATAGATAGACAAAAAAATGTGATTTTTGCTTTGTTAAAAGAAGTTGAAAACGCAGGTATGCAAAAATTGGTTGAAGCTGTAAGCATGGCCATGTCTGAAACTATAAACTCTTTTGAAATTACAAATCTTATATACTTGTATGGATATATGAGAAACGCCCAAATTGAATTTCTCTCTTTCCCGTACATTATCCAAGATAGTTATGTTATTGTCGATCAGAACAAGATTTTAAATATTCAAAACACTCTAAAAACTTTTGAAAAATCAGATTCAAAAGATAGAAATACATTTAGAATTTTAATAACCAAAAACTTCTCAAGCAGATTATATAACTTTTATACTTATATTTTTGACGTTTGGAAAAAACCGGGTTACCAAATCAAAGTACTGGATACAACATATGAAAATCTGAGTAATCAATACTCCTATGTTTTTTTTAAAAATTTAACAGAAAAGGAAAAAGAAATAGTCCATTTAGACCTAAAAGAAACATTCGGAACAAATTTCGTGGAATTAGATAATAAATACGAGTATTTTGAATTAATAAATTTTATTTCTGAAAATTTAATCGATCCCACTTCTTACGACGTTTTGGTGGTTCTTAATGATAGATGGTAA
- a CDS encoding ABC transporter permease, translating into MIDGKRFGPTKLLVISYFKRSSKHFKYPLISMTIGVWGIIVVTSIINGFSSLLIDSITSFYPHIIIRGEYNKDLSEITQIINFSLTSGAIINNNQIFYSQLMEIDDLTFYQPFFEENIESEALILGKKLAEKLRVKKGDSILIVQSKGILPITKEYTVGGTFESGVSSYDENFILHQNSDKKEYTGIFLQDPHKAQKFKKNYLSDYNALTWEESNETLYKAIQVDSLIALLITIFIILISGFSISNSVLFSVFTRKREIAIIRALGVKRKDIQFILVMETFLVSILGFILGSLTGILNCWILNIMKIPLPEGLFYVEYLPVKVSPGNFLIAFLLNSSVAFLFSYIASRHTTKINIVEALKEE; encoded by the coding sequence ATGATAGATGGTAAAAGATTTGGACCAACTAAACTTTTAGTTATTTCATATTTTAAAAGGTCAAGTAAACACTTTAAATATCCCTTAATATCTATGACAATTGGAGTATGGGGTATAATTGTAGTAACAAGTATAATTAATGGTTTTAGTAGTTTGTTGATAGATTCGATAACAAGTTTTTACCCTCACATTATTATTAGAGGAGAATATAATAAAGACCTATCAGAAATAACACAAATTATAAACTTCAGCTTAACAAGTGGCGCTATTATCAATAATAATCAGATATTTTATTCTCAACTTATGGAGATAGACGATCTAACTTTTTATCAACCTTTTTTTGAAGAAAATATTGAATCTGAAGCTTTAATACTGGGTAAAAAATTAGCCGAAAAACTCAGAGTAAAAAAAGGGGATTCAATATTAATAGTTCAATCAAAAGGTATTTTACCAATCACAAAAGAATATACCGTAGGGGGCACCTTTGAATCTGGAGTTAGTTCTTACGACGAAAATTTTATTCTACACCAAAATTCAGATAAAAAAGAATATACAGGTATTTTTTTACAAGATCCCCATAAAGCTCAAAAATTCAAAAAAAATTATCTCTCAGATTACAACGCACTTACATGGGAAGAATCCAATGAAACACTATATAAAGCTATTCAAGTTGATAGTTTAATTGCGCTTTTAATTACTATATTTATAATCTTAATCTCTGGTTTTAGTATTTCAAACTCTGTGCTTTTTTCTGTTTTCACTAGAAAAAGAGAAATTGCTATTATTAGAGCTTTAGGAGTAAAAAGAAAAGACATACAATTTATTTTAGTAATGGAAACTTTCTTAGTATCTATTTTGGGTTTTATACTAGGAAGTTTAACTGGAATATTAAATTGTTGGATTTTAAATATTATGAAAATTCCTTTACCCGAAGGACTTTTTTACGTCGAATATTTACCTGTAAAAGTTTCACCTGGTAACTTTCTTATAGCTTTCCTACTCAACAGCTCTGTAGCTTTTTTATTTAGCTACATTGCCTCTAGACATACTACAAAAATTAATATAGTAGAAGCTTTGAAAGAAGAATAA
- the ndk gene encoding nucleoside-diphosphate kinase — MEREFVMIKPNAVKRGLTSEIIKNYEQKGLKIVAMKMIKMKKSQAERLYTQHKGKDFYEPLLEFILSGPVIVMILEGPRAIETVRNINGETDPLKASPGSIRGKYGLSVRKNIVHASDSNKNAEEEWKIFFKEEEIIEYRNGLENEL, encoded by the coding sequence ATGGAAAGAGAATTTGTGATGATTAAACCCAACGCAGTGAAGAGAGGTTTAACTAGTGAAATAATAAAAAATTACGAACAAAAAGGATTAAAAATTGTGGCAATGAAAATGATTAAAATGAAAAAATCTCAGGCAGAAAGATTGTATACTCAACATAAAGGAAAAGATTTTTATGAACCATTGTTAGAATTTATTCTTTCCGGCCCTGTAATTGTTATGATCTTAGAAGGTCCTAGAGCCATCGAAACCGTTAGAAATATAAACGGAGAAACAGATCCATTAAAAGCTTCCCCTGGTAGCATACGTGGAAAATATGGTCTAAGTGTTAGAAAAAATATAGTTCATGCTTCTGATTCGAACAAAAATGCAGAAGAAGAATGGAAAATCTTTTTTAAAGAAGAAGAAATCATAGAATACAGAAATGGTTTAGAAAATGAACTATAA
- the glgD gene encoding glucose-1-phosphate adenylyltransferase subunit GlgD: MRVAGLILSGSGKDNLNKLTLKRTSAAVPVFGKYRAIDFTLSNMVNSGIINVGVFTQYNPRSLMDHLGSGKEWNLDRKRGGLFILQPFMSPESRKMYYEGTADALYQNLTYLRRSYEDFMLIGSGDHIFNMDFRPFFKFHVKNGADITLLTKKVGKGFDFSQYGQVVIDKDNRVTQIYEKSTEFHSDNIFLGVYFINKPFLIELLYSSVPNGKYDFLKDIIIPNLSKMRVFSYNFDGYWKNIKKSISEYYKTNMDILKKEVRQELFYLPERKIYTKLRDSAPPKININAKVLNSFVSDGCIINGVVKNSILSRDVFVGAGCVIEDSIVLQGSVLEEGSVIKKSILDKNTRIRTGKKLEGIGNEINVIEKGAVI, translated from the coding sequence TTGAGAGTTGCGGGCCTTATATTATCTGGTTCAGGTAAAGATAATTTGAATAAATTAACTTTAAAAAGAACAAGCGCTGCTGTACCTGTTTTTGGAAAGTATAGAGCAATAGATTTTACACTGAGTAATATGGTTAATTCTGGTATTATAAATGTAGGTGTTTTTACTCAATACAACCCACGATCTTTAATGGACCATTTAGGGAGCGGTAAAGAATGGAACCTCGATAGGAAAAGAGGCGGATTGTTCATTCTTCAACCCTTTATGAGCCCAGAAAGCCGTAAAATGTATTATGAAGGAACTGCGGATGCTTTATATCAAAATTTAACTTATTTAAGAAGATCCTACGAAGATTTCATGTTGATTGGATCAGGTGATCACATTTTTAACATGGATTTCCGTCCTTTTTTTAAGTTTCATGTAAAAAATGGAGCGGATATTACTTTACTTACAAAAAAGGTGGGTAAAGGATTTGATTTCTCACAATACGGACAAGTTGTTATTGATAAAGATAACAGGGTTACTCAAATCTACGAAAAAAGTACTGAATTTCATTCTGATAACATTTTCTTAGGGGTTTATTTTATAAACAAGCCATTTTTAATTGAGCTCCTTTATTCCAGCGTTCCAAACGGAAAATATGACTTTTTGAAAGACATTATAATACCAAATTTATCAAAAATGAGGGTATTTTCTTACAATTTTGATGGCTATTGGAAAAACATTAAAAAATCAATATCAGAGTATTATAAAACTAATATGGACATATTAAAAAAAGAAGTTCGCCAAGAACTTTTTTACCTTCCCGAAAGAAAAATCTATACTAAGTTAAGAGATTCAGCTCCTCCAAAAATTAATATTAATGCGAAGGTTTTAAATTCTTTTGTATCAGATGGATGCATAATAAATGGAGTGGTAAAAAATTCAATACTTTCAAGAGATGTATTTGTTGGAGCTGGTTGTGTAATAGAAGACAGCATAGTTTTGCAAGGAAGTGTTTTAGAAGAAGGAAGTGTGATCAAAAAAAGTATATTAGACAAAAATACAAGAATTAGAACTGGAAAGAAATTAGAAGGAATAGGGAACGAGATCAATGTTATAGAAAAGGGAGCTGTTATTTGA
- a CDS encoding glucose-1-phosphate adenylyltransferase, with protein sequence MRVIGMILAGGQGTRLGVLTNNIAKPAVPFGGKYRMIDFTLSNCVNSNISTVGVVTQYMPHRLVEHLGIGKPWDLDIKGGGLHVLPPYLSRSGTSWYLGTADAVYQNIEFIDNYNPDFLLLLSGDHIYKMDYNDIIDYHIEKNADCTIACLEVPVNEAHRFGIMVTDPFNKISEFQEKPKVPKGTLASLGIYVFKWDFLKKALLNDAKDTTSEHDFGKNIIPNGLEKNAKFYAYNFEGYWRDVGTLESYLECNLEILSPFPPLNLHDEQWRIYTQSEELPPAFISKDAEVVKSFVSEGSEIYGSVENSVIFQGSHVSEGSIIKDSVIMNNVFIGKNVYIEKSVIAENTVIGNNVKIGVGNFSESKIDKKVYTSDITVIGFNVIIKDNMIIGKNCAIDNEVDLTKSNINEIKSGEGIIK encoded by the coding sequence ATGCGAGTTATTGGAATGATATTGGCTGGAGGTCAAGGTACGAGACTTGGAGTATTAACTAATAATATTGCTAAACCAGCAGTGCCCTTTGGCGGAAAATACCGTATGATAGATTTTACATTAAGCAATTGTGTGAATTCCAATATAAGTACTGTAGGTGTTGTTACCCAATATATGCCCCATAGATTGGTTGAACATTTAGGAATAGGTAAACCATGGGATTTAGATATAAAAGGCGGAGGTCTGCACGTATTGCCACCTTATCTTAGTAGATCCGGAACATCTTGGTATCTAGGTACCGCAGATGCAGTATATCAAAATATAGAATTTATAGATAATTATAACCCTGATTTTTTATTACTATTATCTGGTGATCACATATATAAAATGGATTATAACGATATTATTGATTATCATATTGAAAAGAATGCTGACTGCACGATAGCATGTCTTGAAGTTCCTGTAAATGAAGCTCATAGGTTTGGAATAATGGTAACAGATCCTTTCAACAAAATAAGTGAATTTCAGGAAAAACCTAAGGTGCCAAAAGGTACTCTTGCATCTTTGGGAATTTACGTGTTCAAATGGGACTTTCTAAAAAAAGCTTTATTAAATGATGCCAAAGACACTACTTCGGAACATGATTTTGGAAAAAATATTATTCCAAATGGTCTAGAAAAAAACGCTAAATTTTATGCATATAATTTTGAAGGTTATTGGAGAGATGTTGGTACATTAGAATCTTATTTGGAATGTAATTTAGAAATTTTATCACCGTTTCCTCCGCTGAATCTTCATGATGAACAGTGGAGAATCTATACTCAATCAGAAGAACTCCCCCCAGCTTTTATATCAAAAGACGCAGAAGTTGTTAAAAGCTTTGTTAGCGAAGGTTCAGAAATATATGGGTCGGTTGAAAACTCAGTAATTTTTCAAGGATCTCATGTTTCTGAAGGATCTATAATCAAAGATTCTGTCATCATGAATAACGTCTTTATAGGCAAAAATGTATATATCGAAAAAAGTGTAATAGCAGAAAACACTGTTATAGGAAATAATGTTAAGATAGGTGTTGGTAATTTTTCTGAATCAAAGATAGATAAAAAAGTATATACTTCAGACATAACTGTTATAGGTTTTAACGTAATAATAAAAGACAACATGATTATTGGAAAAAACTGTGCAATCGATAATGAAGTTGATCTTACTAAATCAAATATAAATGAAATAAAAAGTGGAGAAGGAATAATTAAATAA
- a CDS encoding DUF4899 domain-containing protein, whose amino-acid sequence MDFYALKFIANSNLTGEIYVGYMFGKKGQSPYFNVLLLTRTQQKEFEIPDISKDYLDFKSDVDMQYYKLASKYKNDNLLIQFKTYMYTTLKKMNNNVIGTKLFLAIEENDIYVLKSILSDILSEWAGETKSRVIAQKFDYKDLTWLDAVKEKGEGGLEEYLYREDVKNSVETYPVIDPIEGYPVSKLDIGEQIIVLPIHKVNDDEKKPGQIVEGKIISKELIPSTDYLFLKIDLGSGNIGKAIVSRELKVSIDQNKLQSLRNSEESEIKEEQKVIGDLYSQMKKNGTMPSSKRMSYLDIILISGFSMLGILLIILIAILLGEF is encoded by the coding sequence TTGGATTTTTACGCGTTAAAATTCATTGCAAATTCAAATTTAACAGGCGAAATTTATGTGGGCTATATGTTTGGCAAAAAGGGTCAATCTCCCTATTTTAACGTATTATTATTAACAAGAACTCAGCAAAAAGAATTCGAGATTCCTGATATTTCAAAAGATTACCTTGATTTCAAATCTGATGTTGATATGCAATATTATAAGCTAGCTAGCAAATATAAAAATGATAACCTACTAATCCAGTTCAAAACATACATGTATACTACATTAAAAAAAATGAACAACAATGTTATAGGAACCAAACTGTTTCTAGCTATAGAAGAAAACGATATATATGTTTTAAAATCTATTTTAAGTGATATATTAAGTGAATGGGCAGGAGAAACAAAAAGCCGAGTAATAGCTCAAAAATTTGATTACAAAGATCTTACATGGCTAGATGCTGTTAAAGAAAAAGGTGAAGGTGGCTTAGAAGAATATTTATATAGAGAAGATGTAAAAAATTCTGTTGAAACATATCCTGTCATAGATCCAATTGAGGGTTATCCAGTATCTAAACTTGATATAGGCGAACAAATAATAGTTCTACCAATACACAAGGTTAATGATGATGAAAAAAAACCAGGACAAATAGTTGAAGGAAAAATTATTTCTAAAGAATTAATTCCTTCAACAGATTACTTATTCCTAAAAATTGATTTAGGTAGCGGTAATATTGGAAAGGCTATAGTCTCTAGGGAATTAAAAGTATCAATAGATCAAAATAAGCTTCAGTCTTTGAGAAATTCAGAAGAGTCAGAAATCAAAGAGGAACAAAAAGTTATCGGTGACTTGTACTCTCAAATGAAAAAAAATGGAACAATGCCCTCATCTAAACGAATGAGTTATCTAGATATAATTTTAATTAGCGGATTCTCTATGTTGGGGATACTTTTGATAATATTGATAGCAATTTTATTAGGAGAGTTTTAA
- a CDS encoding radical SAM protein, producing the protein MRISYSTAVEMGFKKGKIKFPNYTAYLMVGEKCLFNCFYCAQARESQSEKDLLSRVKWPKISLEEFKNKFDPNKFKRVCIQVVSSLDYWKELGCVLDFLKDQNIDVSVSIRPKNSEEVRTLFKKYNVDRVGIALDVANKNLFSKIRGNRFEFYENTIKTLSKEFPGRITTHLIVGLGENDQDIIEVLLNMKKMGVLVSLFAFTPIKGAKYENNPSPSLSRYRKIQIAREIIFQNDIEISSFDFDSQGNLVKTPDIEIDLEEAEKTSGCPWCTRPFYNEKPSQPLYNVPNPRKQST; encoded by the coding sequence TTGAGAATTTCTTATTCAACCGCTGTTGAAATGGGCTTCAAAAAAGGAAAGATAAAATTCCCGAATTATACGGCATATTTAATGGTTGGGGAAAAATGTTTATTTAACTGTTTTTACTGTGCCCAAGCAAGAGAATCTCAAAGTGAAAAAGATCTTTTATCAAGGGTAAAATGGCCAAAAATATCTTTAGAAGAATTTAAAAATAAATTTGATCCAAATAAATTCAAACGTGTTTGTATTCAAGTTGTATCTTCTCTTGATTATTGGAAAGAACTAGGTTGTGTTCTGGATTTTTTGAAAGATCAAAACATTGATGTTTCTGTATCTATTAGACCTAAAAATTCAGAAGAAGTTAGAACATTATTTAAAAAATACAACGTAGATAGAGTCGGCATAGCATTAGATGTTGCTAATAAAAATTTATTTTCAAAAATAAGAGGAAATAGATTTGAATTCTATGAAAATACGATCAAAACTCTTTCTAAAGAATTTCCTGGAAGAATAACAACTCACTTAATAGTGGGTTTAGGAGAAAATGACCAAGACATAATAGAAGTTTTGTTAAATATGAAAAAAATGGGAGTTTTGGTAAGTTTATTTGCCTTCACTCCAATAAAAGGTGCAAAATATGAAAATAATCCTTCACCATCTTTATCAAGGTACAGAAAAATACAAATTGCAAGAGAAATTATCTTTCAAAATGACATTGAAATATCTAGCTTTGATTTCGACTCACAAGGTAATCTAGTAAAAACACCTGATATAGAAATAGATTTAGAAGAAGCAGAAAAAACTTCTGGTTGTCCTTGGTGTACAAGACCTTTTTACAATGAAAAACCAAGCCAACCACTATATAACGTCCCTAACCCTAGAAAACAATCAACTTAA
- a CDS encoding glycerophosphodiester phosphodiesterase family protein → MENFLILGHRGYRAKFVENTIEAFQKAREYGADGIEFDSRLTKDGHVVVLHDDSINNMKLRDLTLKELGRITFPNGQTVPTLEESIKALDRDAYLNLEIKEAEAAVSSYEIINKMDALDRTLFSSFNVDALKKIREVDKYVKIGFLLEYETLNNLDQLHKELSFYSLNLWIDALKDNMNFSKNFLKKWKSKGVRIFLWTVNDPTDLYRFKGFYDGIITDEVELIVKERERVLS, encoded by the coding sequence ATGGAAAACTTTCTGATATTGGGCCATAGAGGTTACAGAGCAAAGTTCGTAGAAAACACTATTGAGGCGTTTCAAAAGGCGAGAGAATACGGGGCAGATGGTATTGAATTTGATTCTAGATTGACAAAAGATGGACACGTTGTAGTTCTTCACGATGATTCAATAAATAATATGAAATTGAGAGATTTAACTTTAAAAGAATTAGGAAGAATAACCTTTCCAAATGGTCAAACAGTTCCTACATTGGAAGAAAGCATAAAAGCCTTGGATAGGGATGCATATCTTAATTTAGAAATAAAAGAAGCGGAAGCAGCTGTGTCTTCATATGAAATAATTAATAAAATGGATGCATTAGATAGAACTTTGTTTTCCTCTTTCAATGTAGATGCATTGAAAAAGATTAGAGAGGTAGATAAATATGTTAAAATTGGTTTTTTGTTGGAATACGAGACATTAAATAATCTTGATCAACTTCATAAAGAGCTTAGCTTTTATTCGTTGAATCTTTGGATAGACGCTTTAAAAGATAATATGAATTTCTCTAAAAATTTTCTTAAAAAATGGAAGAGCAAAGGAGTAAGAATCTTTTTATGGACAGTTAACGATCCAACTGATTTATATAGATTTAAAGGCTTTTACGATGGGATAATTACTGATGAGGTTGAACTTATCGTTAAAGAAAGAGAAAGAGTATTAAGTTGA